From Salmo salar chromosome ssa04, Ssal_v3.1, whole genome shotgun sequence, one genomic window encodes:
- the LOC106603588 gene encoding brain mitochondrial carrier protein 1 isoform X1: MANLNWKPFIYGGMASIVAEFGTFPIDLTKTRLQVQGQSQYMEVRYRGMFHALFKIGKEEGIKALYSGISPALLRQASYGTIKIGTYNTLKRLFVTHPEDETMVINVFCGVVSGVLSSSLANPTDVVKIRMQAQGSLLQGSMMSNFINIYQTEGTRGLWRGVIPTAQRAAIVVGVELPVYDITKKHLIKSGTMGDTILTHFISSFTCGLAGALASNPVDVVRTRMMNQRVLSGNPMYKGTLDGLMQTWKNEGFFALYKGFWPNWLRLGPWNIIFFITFEQLKKLPL; encoded by the exons GTACGTTCCCCATAGACCTGACTAAGACACGGCTGCAGGTGCAGGGCCAGTCCCAGTACATGGAGGTGCGCTACCGGGGCATGTTCCACGCCCTGTTTAAGATCGGCAAGGAGGAGGGCATCAAGGCGCTGTACTCTGG GATTTCCCCAGCTCTCCTGAGGCAAGCCTCCTACGGGACCATCAAGATCGGGACCTACAACACACTCAAGAGGTTATTTGTGACCCATCCGGAAG ATGAGACCATGGTGATCAATGTGTTCTGTGGAGTGGTGTCTGgagtcctgtcctcctctctggcCAACCCCACTGATGTTGTCAAG ATCCGCATGCAGGCCCAGGGCAGTCTGTTACAAGGCAGCATGATGTCCAACTTCATAAACATCTACCAGACAGAGGGAACCCGTGGCCTGTGGCGG GGCGTCATCCCTACAGCTCAGCGGGCAGCCATCGTAGTGGGAGTGGAGCTTCCTGTCTATGACATCACTAAGAAGCACCTCATCAAGTCTGGCACCATGGGAGACACCATACTCACACACTTTAT TTCCAGTTTTACGTGTGGTCTGGCGGGGGCGCTAGCCTCCAACCCAGTGGATGTGGTGCGGACGCGTATGATGAACCAGCGAGTGCTGTCTGGGAACCCCATGTATAAAGGCACGCTGGACGGATTGATGCAGACCTGGAAGAACGAAGGATTCTTTGCCCTCTACAAGGGCTTCTGGCCCAACTGGCTGCGTCTGGGGCCATGGAACATCATT TTCTTCATCACGTTTGAGCAGCTGAAGAAACTCCCCTTATAG
- the LOC106603588 gene encoding kidney mitochondrial carrier protein 1 isoform X2, which translates to MEVRYRGMFHALFKIGKEEGIKALYSGISPALLRQASYGTIKIGTYNTLKRLFVTHPEDETMVINVFCGVVSGVLSSSLANPTDVVKIRMQAQGSLLQGSMMSNFINIYQTEGTRGLWRGVIPTAQRAAIVVGVELPVYDITKKHLIKSGTMGDTILTHFISSFTCGLAGALASNPVDVVRTRMMNQRVLSGNPMYKGTLDGLMQTWKNEGFFALYKGFWPNWLRLGPWNIIFFITFEQLKKLPL; encoded by the exons ATGGAGGTGCGCTACCGGGGCATGTTCCACGCCCTGTTTAAGATCGGCAAGGAGGAGGGCATCAAGGCGCTGTACTCTGG GATTTCCCCAGCTCTCCTGAGGCAAGCCTCCTACGGGACCATCAAGATCGGGACCTACAACACACTCAAGAGGTTATTTGTGACCCATCCGGAAG ATGAGACCATGGTGATCAATGTGTTCTGTGGAGTGGTGTCTGgagtcctgtcctcctctctggcCAACCCCACTGATGTTGTCAAG ATCCGCATGCAGGCCCAGGGCAGTCTGTTACAAGGCAGCATGATGTCCAACTTCATAAACATCTACCAGACAGAGGGAACCCGTGGCCTGTGGCGG GGCGTCATCCCTACAGCTCAGCGGGCAGCCATCGTAGTGGGAGTGGAGCTTCCTGTCTATGACATCACTAAGAAGCACCTCATCAAGTCTGGCACCATGGGAGACACCATACTCACACACTTTAT TTCCAGTTTTACGTGTGGTCTGGCGGGGGCGCTAGCCTCCAACCCAGTGGATGTGGTGCGGACGCGTATGATGAACCAGCGAGTGCTGTCTGGGAACCCCATGTATAAAGGCACGCTGGACGGATTGATGCAGACCTGGAAGAACGAAGGATTCTTTGCCCTCTACAAGGGCTTCTGGCCCAACTGGCTGCGTCTGGGGCCATGGAACATCATT TTCTTCATCACGTTTGAGCAGCTGAAGAAACTCCCCTTATAG